GGGGCGAGTTCCAGACTTCCTCGATCCGCACCTTGCCCATGTCCTCCTTCTGCGAGAAGAACCAGTCGCGGCAGCAGATGGCGTAGGCCTGCAGATCAGACCTCACGGCCAGATGATTCCGCAGGAATTCGCAGCCGAACTTCTCGGGCGCGTCGTCGGGAAAAAGCTCCGGATGGAGGAGCGAAGCGCGATCCCAGACCGTACCCCCCTGGCCGGTCTTGTCCTGCAGGGTCGACCCCTGAACCACCACCTGCCAAAGCCCCTTGCGGCACCAATAGTCGATGAACCGGTCGCATTCCTCTCGCGGCTGGCGGACCCGGCTGAGATCGGTGGAAAGGCGGATCGGATTGCCTCGCTTGCGGTTTTCCTCGATGAAGCGGCAGAGCGCGGCGTGCACGCGGTCGTAGTCGACGCCCACGCGCTGGCTTTCGCAGCTTTCCTTGAATCCGTCCAGCGACACCTGGACGTAGAAGTCGGCGCCCTTCCGCTCCGCCAGATCCAGCAGCCGGTCGACATTCCGGTCGGTCAGCGCCGTCCCGTTGGTATTGAAGGCCAAGGTCCGCGCCCCCTTGTCGAGGGCGTAGCCGATCATGTCGAAAATGCGCTTGTTCAGCAGCGGCTCGCCCCAGGACGCCGGGCCGATGGAGGTCTTCGACATGTCGGGGACGGAATCGATCAAACGCTTCCAGTTCTCGAAACTCATGGTGCCGTGGTGTTTGTCGCCCTGCAGGGATTCGTATCCCTCGCCGTACATGGGGCACATGGTGCATTTCAGATTGCATTCGTCGGAAATCGAGACGTTGACCGACGGCGGATAGGCGGGCCGGCTGGCCAGGAACCGCCGAAGATCGAAGCGGGAATCGGCTGCGGACGGAATCCGCAGGACCTCGCCCTTGGCCGCCCGCGCGTTCAGCGCCTCGGCCCGTCGGTCGGCCCACCAAGCCTCGTCGTGTTCTTCCATCGCTTCGGACGCTTTGGAACCCATGGCATCGCCTCCATCCGCCGGAATCTCGCTCGACAACCGCGTCAGGTTGCCACCTGTTCGGAACGGCCCTCGGCACTCCACTGAGGCTCGGCCTTCTGGTGTTCGCTCTTGTGAACGTCTTCGAGCCAGATCGGCCGGTACGTATATTCATGATGAAGGGGCTTTGGAAACGCCGGCATTCCAGCGCCCCTTTCCGCCGCCAAGCGTTCCGCGTTCCGCTTGGCGTGGGTGATCCAGGGACGATGCCAGAAAGGATCGGTATTGCCCATCAACAATTGCCTCTCCCGCCGCTTGGCCATCTGGGGGGCCCCGTACACTTCCTGGAGAAAGCGGGCATGCCAGTATTCGAGCGCCGCCGAACTCAGGGTCGCCGTCTCGACGAGCGCGGCTCCCCACCGCCGATGAAGGCTCCAATAGGCATGCCAATCCATGGCTTGGTGAAGCTCCGGATAGTGGGCAGGGTGACTCAGCCACAAGCCGCGTCCCGCATGGGCGTCCCGATAGACTTCCTGGCCAGGATAAGGGGTCAGGATATTGACGCCGACTTCGTCCAGGTTCAGTTCGAGCGCGAAATCGATCGAGTCCCGGATGGTTTCCTCGCTCTCGAACGGATGTCCGATGATGAAGGAGCCGCGCTTCGTGATGCCAAGCTCCTCGAACATGGCGTAGGCGGTCCTGTAATCATCCAGGGTGCAGCCCTTCTTCATCGCCTTCATGATGTCCGAGTTGCCCGACTCGATCCCCATCGTGATCCGGTTGAAGCCGGCTTCCTTCATTCGAACGAGAAGCGCGATGTCGCATATCGTCGAGGCACGGGTCAGGCAATAGAACCCCACCGCTTCCGGAATCCGGCCTTTTCGCTTGAGGTGAATAATTCCGTCGCACAAGGCCATGATACGGTCTTTTTCGATGGTCAGGGTGTCATCGTAGAAGATGAACATCCTGGCCCCATGCCGCTCCACGCAATTGAGGATCTCCTCGATAACCCTCTCTATCGAACGGCAGGCCAAGCGTGTTTGCCGGCTCGTACAGAAGTTGCATCCGAAGGGACAGCCGCGAGCGGTTTGGAGGCCATCGGCCTGAACCAGTCCCACGGACGGATCGACCAACTGGTAGCCCTTCATCCTCACCGCATTCCGATCGGGAAAGAAGGAATCGAGTTCCCCGCCGGTCAGCCGCTGCGGCGCCTTCAGAAGGCGTGGAAACCGGAGATCCCAGACAAACCGATCCAGAACATCTCCGTCCGCCAGGGCACGCATGGGCTTTTCGCCCTCCCAAATCACGCCGTAGTCCACGAACGGGGCCAGATCGTCGATGGTATGCTGGGGCAAGGCGGTGATATGCGCCCCCCCGAACACCGTCGTCGTAGCGGGGCAACGCTCCTTGACCCGGCGAATGATATCGCGGGCGAAGGGATATTCGGGGCTCGTCGACGTGATGCCGACAATATCCGGATTGCTTTTCAACGCCATCTCGACCGTCGATTCAGCATCAAGATGTTCGCGCTCTCCGTCGATAATTTCCGCTTTGTGGCCACCATCCATCAAGTATCCGGCAATACTTAAGAGCCCGAGCGGGGGCATATATTCCATCACATCGTCCCTGTCTATCTTGTATGTCTTCTCGTAGATGTATGACGAGTACGATGGGCGTATCAGAGAAATTCTTGCCATTACATTACTTTCGCGGCAGAATGTAGCTTACTTATTGAACAGGTGGCAGCCTATCTCCAAATATGCCATTCGCCACCTGGATGTTCAACCACTATCGGCCACCCCTATCGGTCGGGTCCGGGCCTCAGCTCGATGGCGGCCACCGCTCGGCGAACTCGCGCATTTCCGGATGCAAGACCGGGATATCGCCCAGCAACGGATAGAGCGTCCCGCATTGCCCGCAGCCCAGGGTCCGTTCCCTTCCCGGCACGCCGGCCAGCGGGGGGCGGTCCGGACAGACCGGGCAGGCCAGGGCCACGGGCCGGGGCAGGCCTTGTCCCGGCTTCCGCGCGACCATGAAGAACTCCGCGCCCCGCCCGCCATCGGCACCGATCCAGGTTGCTTCCGCCACCTTGCGCAGGCCTTTCCGCAATCCGAAGGGCATCGGCTCCCCGGCAGGGGCCGAAACGCCGCCCCGGTTCAGCAGCCACTTCTCGAGGAGCAGGATGGGTTCGAGGATGACGACCATCCATTCGGGAACGAACTCGATGTAATATTCGACCTCCAACCCCGCCTGCCGTGCGACGGCGTGCCAGCCTTCGCGGTCGAAGAAACTGTCGATGCCCTGGTGCCAGCGGGCGAAGCGGGCGCCGGTGGAGTCCAGACGGAAGGCCAGACTGGCATCTCGGAACTTGTCGGTGAATCCGGAGAAGACCGCCCGTCCGCCCGGCGCCAGGACGCGCGCGACCTCCGCCAGGGCCGGCGCCGCGCCACGCTGGCAGTCGTCGATGGTATGAACCATGGCGACCGTCTTCAGGCAGGCATCGGCGAAGGGAAGCGCATAGACGTCGCCACTGACCAGGAACG
This is a stretch of genomic DNA from Magnetospirillum sp. WYHS-4. It encodes these proteins:
- a CDS encoding radical SAM protein, producing the protein MGSKASEAMEEHDEAWWADRRAEALNARAAKGEVLRIPSAADSRFDLRRFLASRPAYPPSVNVSISDECNLKCTMCPMYGEGYESLQGDKHHGTMSFENWKRLIDSVPDMSKTSIGPASWGEPLLNKRIFDMIGYALDKGARTLAFNTNGTALTDRNVDRLLDLAERKGADFYVQVSLDGFKESCESQRVGVDYDRVHAALCRFIEENRKRGNPIRLSTDLSRVRQPREECDRFIDYWCRKGLWQVVVQGSTLQDKTGQGGTVWDRASLLHPELFPDDAPEKFGCEFLRNHLAVRSDLQAYAICCRDWFFSQKEDMGKVRIEEVWNSPHYREIVRRQFENEPGTICHGCEYKFRELSKHRERDIWFGKHLYRRVQTFYSDHYTMDPVRYRETARD
- a CDS encoding B12-binding domain-containing radical SAM protein — translated: MARISLIRPSYSSYIYEKTYKIDRDDVMEYMPPLGLLSIAGYLMDGGHKAEIIDGEREHLDAESTVEMALKSNPDIVGITSTSPEYPFARDIIRRVKERCPATTTVFGGAHITALPQHTIDDLAPFVDYGVIWEGEKPMRALADGDVLDRFVWDLRFPRLLKAPQRLTGGELDSFFPDRNAVRMKGYQLVDPSVGLVQADGLQTARGCPFGCNFCTSRQTRLACRSIERVIEEILNCVERHGARMFIFYDDTLTIEKDRIMALCDGIIHLKRKGRIPEAVGFYCLTRASTICDIALLVRMKEAGFNRITMGIESGNSDIMKAMKKGCTLDDYRTAYAMFEELGITKRGSFIIGHPFESEETIRDSIDFALELNLDEVGVNILTPYPGQEVYRDAHAGRGLWLSHPAHYPELHQAMDWHAYWSLHRRWGAALVETATLSSAALEYWHARFLQEVYGAPQMAKRRERQLLMGNTDPFWHRPWITHAKRNAERLAAERGAGMPAFPKPLHHEYTYRPIWLEDVHKSEHQKAEPQWSAEGRSEQVAT
- a CDS encoding methyltransferase domain-containing protein, whose amino-acid sequence is MAYDRKRSDGYDFSTYAQLFQLYSSHFKLSRAQTGRAIVELIDECRDPATTNALRSVIGHPGKLVPGMSRGRGFTRRQETYATLLHSMAALATTWKPADTDFLARRETGRMFDHLLADDNWRGRPMLTLFKAAETYLFRARAALEGPAMEIGFQAGRHSRLVFTPGTIDIGFDLAPLALLEAKREGCSSFLVSGDVYALPFADACLKTVAMVHTIDDCQRGAAPALAEVARVLAPGGRAVFSGFTDKFRDASLAFRLDSTGARFARWHQGIDSFFDREGWHAVARQAGLEVEYYIEFVPEWMVVILEPILLLEKWLLNRGGVSAPAGEPMPFGLRKGLRKVAEATWIGADGGRGAEFFMVARKPGQGLPRPVALACPVCPDRPPLAGVPGRERTLGCGQCGTLYPLLGDIPVLHPEMREFAERWPPSS